One window of Mauremys reevesii isolate NIE-2019 linkage group 4, ASM1616193v1, whole genome shotgun sequence genomic DNA carries:
- the LOC120403994 gene encoding C-C chemokine receptor type 1-like — translation MDFPATTAVVFLASDSTLNDTAAHSTEHSFLGLTVRQLRYVFAAFCSLILLVGLVGNLLMLLVLIEGLQSSSSHISTLTSTLMINITVSDLLFLLYNVTVLLLTFLQEDWQMGVAVCVSSQSLSMWTMFCSFYSMVAISILRYVAVVHPTCSFSTSKVQRLLLCMSMWLLGFFISIPNWLHQRVMVVGDTHYCVLLLTPEQTFLYFLLFGGIAFLPFVLLMLLCYSRIVQSLWCRSTHVVHSSGSTQLNQKATVMILTVVMVFVLMWIPCSVVIYLSATHRLSQTPAAFVASSLAMVLAYSNCSVSPLICFSLSDQFRSSLKKLLFRRGAR, via the coding sequence ATGGATTTCCCAGCCACCACAGCCGTTGTCTTCCTTGCCTCCGACAGCACCCTGAACGACACCGCCGCACACAGCACAGAACACAGCTTCCTTGGTTTGACCGTGAGGCAGCTCAGATACGTCTTTGCCGCTTTCTGCAGCCTGATCTTGTTAGTTGGTCTTGTAGGAAACCTGTTGATGCTGCTGGTCCTGATCGAGGGtctccagagcagcagcagccacatcTCCACCTTGACCAGCACCCTCATGATCAACATCACCGTCTCTGACCTGCTCTTCCTCCTCTACAACGTCACGGTGTTGCTGCTGACTTTTCTCCAGGAGGACTGGCAGATGGGGGTAGCCGTCTGTGTCAGCAGCCAGAGTCTCTCCATGTGGACTATGTTCTGCAGCTTTTACAGCATGGTGGCCATATCCATCCTGCGCTACGTGGCTGTGGTCCATCCCACCTGCTCCTTCTCCACCAGTAAGGTCCAGAGGCTCCTGCTGTGTATGAGCATGTGGCTTTTGGGCTTCTTCATCTCCATCCCCAACTGGCTGCACCAAAGGGTCATGGTGGTTGGAGACACCCATTACTGCGTGCTCCTCCTGACCCCAGAGCAAACCTTCCTGTACTTCCTCCTCTTCGGGGGCATTGCCTTTCTCCCCTTTGTGCTGCTGATGCTCCTGTGCTACTCCAGGATTGTCCAGTCCCTTTGGTGCCGGAGCACCCACGTGGTCCATTCGTCAGGGAGCACCCAACTCAACCAGAAGGCCACTGTCATGATACTGACCGTGGTGATGGTCTTTGTGCTGATGTGGATACCTTGTTCTGTGGTGATCTACCTCTCTGCCACTCACCGCCTCTCTCAGACGCCTGCGGCTTTCGTAGCCTCCAGCTTGGCCATGGTGCTAGCCTACTCCAACTGCTCCGTGAGCCCCCTCATCTGCTTCTCCCTTTCAGACCAGTTTCGGAGCAGCCTGAAAAAGCTGCTCTTTCGGAGAGGCGCCAGGTGA